One genomic segment of Nocardia spumae includes these proteins:
- a CDS encoding DUF397 domain-containing protein, giving the protein MEAKNRDIEPGAVWQRSGDGAGGVEVAFLASGNIGLRDAKNPDGPALIFTPGEWRAFVAGAKDGEFNRPGATPA; this is encoded by the coding sequence GTGGAAGCGAAGAACCGCGACATCGAGCCCGGGGCGGTCTGGCAGCGCAGCGGTGACGGCGCCGGGGGTGTCGAAGTGGCATTTCTGGCCAGCGGCAATATCGGGCTGCGGGATGCCAAGAATCCGGACGGCCCGGCGCTGATCTTCACCCCCGGCGAGTGGCGGGCCTTCGTCGCCGGCGCCAAGGACGGCGAATTCAACCGCCCGGGTGCTACCCCGGCCTGA
- a CDS encoding alpha/beta hydrolase, which yields MRRSAVAVSVLAVVLGVVGPWVGPQPRASAAQLVGVDDMSPTRTALFIDSPAMGRTIQVQVLHPAGGGSRPTYYLLDGLDPGVQQSTWTNATDAEPFFAGKDVNVVLPIGGQAGYYTDWQRDDPHFGRYKWETFLTRELPPIIDSSFSGNGVDAIGGLSMGGIAAFVLAARHPDMYQAVAGYSACPDMGLAQGAITFSIANRGGNPFNMWGAPGSPEWGAHDPALMVDRLRGKTIYLSTGTGIPGPHEAEIKPQLPENIFLGGPIEAGVDICVSAFEQRLRGLRIPARVDHNPVGTHSWSYWQDYLHASWPTIGAAIGA from the coding sequence ATGCGTCGTTCGGCCGTTGCTGTTTCTGTGCTGGCAGTCGTACTGGGTGTCGTCGGCCCGTGGGTCGGTCCACAACCGCGGGCCTCGGCGGCCCAGCTGGTCGGTGTCGACGATATGAGCCCGACCCGCACGGCGCTGTTCATCGACTCCCCGGCGATGGGACGCACCATCCAGGTGCAGGTCCTGCATCCGGCCGGCGGCGGCTCGCGCCCCACCTACTATCTGCTCGACGGACTGGATCCCGGTGTGCAGCAGAGCACCTGGACCAATGCCACCGACGCCGAACCGTTCTTCGCCGGTAAGGATGTCAACGTGGTGCTGCCGATCGGCGGCCAGGCCGGTTACTACACCGATTGGCAGCGCGACGACCCCCACTTCGGGCGCTACAAGTGGGAGACCTTCCTGACCCGCGAGCTGCCGCCCATCATCGACTCCTCCTTCTCGGGCAACGGGGTCGACGCGATCGGTGGGCTGTCGATGGGCGGTATCGCCGCCTTCGTGCTGGCGGCCCGGCATCCGGATATGTACCAGGCCGTCGCCGGGTACAGCGCGTGTCCCGATATGGGTTTGGCGCAGGGCGCGATCACCTTCTCGATCGCCAACCGCGGCGGTAATCCGTTCAATATGTGGGGTGCGCCGGGCAGTCCGGAATGGGGCGCCCACGATCCGGCGCTGATGGTGGATCGGCTGCGGGGCAAGACCATCTACCTGTCCACCGGAACCGGTATCCCCGGACCGCACGAGGCGGAGATCAAACCGCAGCTGCCGGAGAACATCTTCCTGGGCGGGCCGATCGAGGCCGGAGTCGATATCTGCGTCTCCGCCTTCGAGCAGCGACTGCGCGGGCTGCGGATTCCGGCACGGGTCGATCACAACCCCGTGGGTACGCATTCGTGGTCGTACTGGCAGGACTACCTGCACGCGTCGTGGCCGACGATCGGCGCGGCGATCGGTGCCTGA
- a CDS encoding HIT family protein: MDPYRIFADIVAGRAPSSKVFEDPDVLAFMDIRPMTPGHLLVIPKVPARSLAELDPVIGGKLFQVGQRLAAALRESEVRCDGVNFFLADGATAGQEVFHVHLHVIPRTPGDGFGLRSRATSPRRADLDYLAASIRGAVQRAEPGGADAQEGTWWLT, translated from the coding sequence ATGGACCCCTACAGAATTTTCGCCGACATCGTGGCGGGACGGGCGCCCTCGTCGAAAGTCTTCGAAGATCCGGATGTGCTCGCGTTCATGGACATTCGGCCCATGACACCCGGACACCTGCTGGTGATTCCGAAGGTTCCGGCCCGCAGTCTGGCGGAACTGGATCCGGTGATCGGCGGCAAGCTCTTTCAGGTCGGTCAGCGTCTGGCGGCCGCCCTGCGCGAGTCCGAGGTGCGGTGCGACGGGGTGAACTTCTTCCTCGCCGACGGGGCCACCGCCGGGCAGGAGGTGTTCCACGTGCACCTGCATGTCATTCCACGCACTCCCGGTGACGGATTCGGCCTGCGCAGCCGTGCGACATCCCCGCGCCGCGCCGATCTCGACTATTTGGCCGCGTCCATCCGCGGTGCGGTGCAGCGGGCCGAGCCGGGTGGTGCGGACGCCCAGGAGGGGACGTGGTGGCTCACCTGA
- the purB gene encoding adenylosuccinate lyase — MSLVPNVLATRYASPQLVQLWSPENKIVLERRLWLEVLRAQMELGAAGTESVTAEVIEDYERVLGEVDLASIAERERITRHDVKARIEEFNALAGHEQIHKGMTSRDLTENVEQLQMRLSLEHVFEHGVAVAARLAERAAEYQSLVMAGRSHNVAAQATTLGKRFASAADEVLIALRRVRELIDRYPLRGIKGPMGTAQDMLDLFDGDAARLAQLEQKVARHLGFTSVLTSVGQVYPRSLDHDILSALVQLGAGPSSFAHTVRLMAGHELVTEGFQPGQVGSSAMPHKMNTRSCERVNGLQVVLRGYGSMAAELAGAQWNEGDVFCSVVRRVALPDAFFAIDGMIETFLTVLTEFGAYPAVVDRELDRYLPFLATTRILMAAVRAGVGRESAHEVIKEHAVAVALAMREQGREPDLLDRLASDDRMPLDRAGLDAALADRTAFIGAAESQVGEVVAQVQKLIDAYPEAARYTPSPIL; from the coding sequence GTGAGTCTTGTCCCGAACGTCCTCGCCACCCGGTACGCGAGCCCGCAGCTGGTGCAGCTGTGGTCGCCCGAGAACAAGATCGTGCTCGAGCGCCGGCTGTGGCTGGAGGTGCTGCGGGCTCAGATGGAACTCGGCGCGGCCGGCACCGAATCCGTCACCGCCGAGGTGATCGAGGATTACGAGCGCGTACTGGGTGAGGTCGATCTGGCCTCGATCGCCGAGCGGGAGCGGATCACCCGCCACGACGTCAAGGCGCGAATCGAGGAGTTCAACGCCCTCGCCGGCCACGAGCAGATCCACAAGGGCATGACCAGCCGGGATCTCACCGAGAACGTCGAGCAGTTGCAGATGCGGCTGTCGCTCGAGCACGTCTTCGAGCACGGCGTGGCGGTCGCCGCCCGGCTGGCCGAGCGGGCCGCCGAATATCAGTCGTTGGTGATGGCGGGCCGTTCGCACAATGTGGCCGCCCAGGCGACCACTCTCGGCAAGCGTTTCGCGAGTGCCGCCGACGAGGTGTTGATCGCCCTGCGCCGGGTGCGGGAACTGATCGACCGCTATCCGCTGCGCGGCATCAAGGGCCCGATGGGCACCGCCCAGGACATGCTGGACCTGTTCGACGGTGATGCCGCCAGACTCGCCCAGCTCGAGCAGAAGGTTGCCCGGCATCTGGGTTTCACTTCGGTGCTGACCAGCGTCGGTCAGGTCTACCCTCGTTCGCTCGATCACGACATCCTCTCGGCCCTGGTCCAATTGGGCGCGGGCCCTTCGTCGTTCGCGCACACGGTCCGGTTGATGGCCGGGCACGAGCTGGTCACCGAGGGGTTCCAGCCCGGTCAGGTCGGCAGCTCGGCGATGCCGCACAAGATGAACACCCGTTCCTGTGAGCGGGTCAACGGCCTGCAGGTGGTGCTGCGCGGCTACGGCTCGATGGCCGCTGAACTGGCGGGCGCGCAGTGGAACGAGGGTGACGTCTTCTGTTCGGTGGTCCGCCGGGTCGCGTTGCCGGATGCCTTCTTCGCCATCGACGGGATGATCGAGACCTTCCTGACCGTCCTCACCGAATTCGGCGCCTACCCTGCGGTGGTCGATCGTGAACTCGATCGCTATCTGCCCTTCCTGGCGACGACCCGCATTCTGATGGCGGCCGTGCGGGCCGGTGTCGGCCGGGAGAGCGCGCATGAGGTCATCAAGGAGCACGCGGTCGCGGTGGCGCTGGCCATGCGGGAGCAGGGCCGGGAACCGGATCTGCTGGATCGCCTCGCGTCCGACGACCGGATGCCGCTGGATCGAGCCGGACTCGACGCCGCCCTCGCCGATCGCACCGCCTTCATCGGCGCGGCCGAATCTCAGGTCGGTGAGGTGGTGGCGCAGGTGCAGAAGTTGATCGACGCCTATCCGGAGGCGGCTCGCTACACGCCCTCACCGATTCTGTAG
- a CDS encoding TetR/AcrR family transcriptional regulator, with the protein MITATTPKGERRRQALVAAAAELLLEGGFDAVRHRSVATRADLPLASTTYYFESLEDLIARAVEFSGNAELESMRRRIGDVTHRRRGPEATVDLIVDLMVGADRPDDFARARLIARYERSVASARHPELREVQLRLRAQLEDLVADVLRRSDRMVRTDQLRRLVAVVDGAVVAALAESDPQPRRTARGALLELIDVIAPPTPQPLLAPQPVPPATAQPMPSAMPQQPSRHRTLD; encoded by the coding sequence GTGATCACCGCGACGACCCCGAAAGGCGAAAGGCGTCGCCAAGCGTTGGTTGCGGCAGCCGCGGAGTTGCTACTCGAAGGCGGCTTCGATGCCGTGCGCCACCGTTCAGTGGCCACGCGCGCGGATTTGCCATTGGCATCCACGACCTATTATTTCGAATCCCTCGAGGACCTGATCGCGCGCGCGGTCGAGTTCAGCGGCAATGCCGAACTCGAGTCGATGCGCCGCCGGATCGGGGACGTCACACATCGCCGGCGCGGCCCCGAGGCGACCGTCGATCTGATCGTGGATCTGATGGTCGGCGCGGACCGCCCCGACGACTTCGCCCGCGCCCGGCTGATCGCTCGCTATGAGCGTTCGGTGGCCTCGGCCCGGCATCCGGAACTGCGTGAGGTGCAGCTGCGGTTACGCGCGCAACTCGAGGATCTCGTCGCCGATGTGCTGCGCCGATCCGATCGCATGGTGCGCACCGATCAGCTGCGCCGGCTGGTCGCCGTGGTGGACGGCGCGGTGGTCGCCGCGCTGGCCGAATCCGATCCGCAACCCCGTCGTACGGCCCGCGGTGCCCTGCTGGAGTTGATCGATGTGATCGCCCCGCCGACACCGCAGCCGCTGCTCGCGCCGCAGCCCGTGCCTCCGGCCACGGCGCAGCCGATGCCGTCGGCCATGCCCCAGCAACCCAGCAGGCACCGAACACTAGACTGA
- a CDS encoding pyridoxal phosphate-dependent aminotransferase has product MRSESRRSTVPTFYVMDVWKAAAERARTHGDVLVLAAGQPSTPAPVPVLRATRAALDDELLGYTETFGLPELREAIAAHHRDGYGVEVDAEDVVVTTGSSGAFTLLFLAAFDAGDTVVVARPGYPAYRNTLTALGCRVIELDCGPQTRFQPTVEMLEALPEPPAGVIVASPANPTGTMIAPAELAALARWCDEHGTLLISDEIYHGIAYSGLDGDTEPVSSAWETSREAVVIGSVSKYFSMTGWRLGWMLAPARLRPALQRLASNMTVCPPAISQFAATHAFGAEARTELDGHVRRYARNRALLLDGLPALGITDLAPADGAFYAYADIGHLSEDSTRWCADLLAHTGVALAPGIDFDTRHGNRTVRFSFAGATADIEEALVRLGRYLG; this is encoded by the coding sequence GTGCGCAGTGAATCCCGTCGTTCCACCGTTCCGACCTTCTACGTGATGGATGTGTGGAAGGCAGCGGCCGAACGTGCCCGCACCCACGGCGATGTGCTGGTGCTGGCGGCAGGCCAGCCCTCCACTCCCGCCCCGGTGCCGGTGTTGCGTGCCACCAGGGCGGCTCTCGACGACGAATTACTCGGGTACACAGAGACTTTCGGCCTGCCGGAACTGCGCGAGGCGATCGCGGCTCATCATCGCGACGGTTACGGGGTCGAGGTCGATGCCGAGGACGTGGTGGTCACCACCGGTTCCTCGGGCGCCTTCACCCTGCTGTTCCTGGCGGCCTTCGATGCCGGCGACACCGTCGTGGTGGCCCGGCCCGGCTATCCGGCCTACCGCAACACCCTCACTGCCCTGGGGTGCCGGGTGATCGAGCTGGACTGCGGGCCGCAGACCCGATTCCAGCCGACGGTCGAGATGCTCGAGGCGCTGCCGGAACCACCGGCCGGGGTGATCGTGGCCAGTCCGGCGAATCCGACCGGCACCATGATCGCGCCCGCGGAGCTCGCGGCCCTGGCACGCTGGTGCGATGAGCACGGCACGCTGCTGATCTCCGACGAGATCTACCACGGCATCGCCTATTCCGGCCTCGACGGGGATACCGAGCCGGTCAGCTCGGCCTGGGAGACCTCGCGCGAAGCGGTGGTCATCGGCTCGGTCTCGAAGTATTTCTCGATGACCGGCTGGCGGCTGGGCTGGATGCTGGCGCCCGCGCGGCTGCGCCCGGCCCTGCAGCGGCTGGCCTCGAATATGACCGTCTGCCCACCGGCGATCTCGCAGTTCGCCGCTACGCACGCCTTCGGCGCCGAGGCCCGAACCGAACTCGACGGGCATGTCCGTCGCTATGCGCGGAACCGGGCGCTGCTGCTCGACGGGCTGCCCGCGCTCGGTATCACGGATCTGGCGCCGGCCGACGGCGCCTTCTACGCCTACGCCGATATCGGCCATCTGAGCGAGGATTCGACCCGATGGTGCGCGGATCTGTTGGCCCACACCGGCGTCGCGCTGGCACCCGGCATCGATTTCGACACCCGCCACGGAAACCGCACGGTCCGCTTCTCCTTCGCGGGCGCCACCGCGGATATCGAGGAAGCGCTCGTACGCCTCGGGCGCTATCTGGGCTGA
- a CDS encoding M23 family metallopeptidase gives MPEQARRDTLYQGARTVIRPDWRTTLRSERPSAGDRVRSTARRSGTAVRSAAAAGWRRTRRLGRDLRGRNWREEFDTLWPRLRGWVGDHRVLVIGVVVVGLFAAADTVAPRTIDSTPKPGTAQRIAVAYPLQVQAEPETSKRYLKAIDNGERIRESQVVAAASRATLDRAKAEAAAAVAGAPQAWLPGPAGSIPGGLIPGGIAPGTSGFALPARGVFSSGYGGRWGTFHYGIDIAAPIGSPIYAVADGTVIDAGPAQGFGLWVRIRHNDGTISVYGHMYDFSVSVGERVRAGQQIARIGNRGDSTGPHLHFEILIGGQHIDPQPWLAMRGIQVG, from the coding sequence ATGCCTGAACAGGCACGCCGCGACACGTTGTACCAGGGGGCCCGGACCGTGATCCGCCCGGACTGGCGAACAACGCTGCGCAGCGAACGGCCCTCGGCCGGCGATCGGGTGCGGTCCACGGCCCGGAGATCAGGCACGGCAGTCCGGTCCGCGGCGGCCGCGGGGTGGCGGCGGACCCGGCGGCTCGGACGCGACCTGCGCGGGCGGAACTGGCGCGAGGAATTCGACACGCTGTGGCCACGGCTGCGCGGCTGGGTGGGTGATCATCGGGTCCTGGTCATCGGAGTCGTCGTGGTCGGCCTGTTCGCGGCCGCCGATACGGTGGCGCCCCGGACGATCGACAGCACACCGAAACCCGGTACGGCACAACGGATCGCGGTCGCCTATCCGTTACAGGTCCAGGCCGAGCCGGAGACCAGCAAGCGTTATCTGAAGGCTATCGACAACGGTGAGAGGATTCGCGAATCGCAGGTGGTGGCCGCCGCGTCCCGAGCCACCCTGGATCGTGCGAAGGCCGAGGCCGCCGCGGCGGTCGCGGGGGCCCCGCAAGCATGGCTGCCCGGTCCCGCCGGGAGCATTCCCGGCGGCCTGATCCCCGGCGGAATCGCGCCCGGCACAAGCGGTTTCGCATTACCCGCGCGCGGAGTCTTCAGCTCCGGCTACGGCGGCCGCTGGGGCACCTTCCACTACGGCATCGATATCGCGGCACCTATCGGTTCACCGATCTACGCCGTCGCCGACGGCACCGTGATCGATGCCGGGCCCGCGCAGGGATTCGGACTGTGGGTGCGGATCCGCCACAACGACGGCACCATCTCCGTCTACGGCCACATGTACGACTTCTCGGTTTCGGTCGGCGAGCGGGTCCGGGCCGGACAGCAGATCGCCCGCATCGGCAACCGCGGCGACTCCACCGGACCGCATCTGCACTTCGAGATCCTCATCGGCGGCCAGCACATCGATCCACAACCCTGGCTGGCCATGCGCGGGATTCAGGTCGGCTGA
- the purD gene encoding phosphoribosylamine--glycine ligase: MRVLVIGSGAREHALVEALRRDPGVTAIAAAPGNPGIAQVAEVRAVDPASAESVVGLAREFSADLVVIGPEVPLVLGIADAVRAAGIACFGPSAAAARIEGSKAFAKDVMSAAGVRTAHSEIVDHPGELDAALDRFGPTWVVKDDGLAAGKGVVVTADRSAARDHGAELLEQGHPVLLESFLDGPEVSLFCLVDGETVVPLLPAQDHKRVGDGDTGPNTGGMGAYTPLPWLPPESVTEIVDDVVEPVAAEMVRRGVPFSGLLYAGLAMGRSGPAVVEFNCRFGDPETQAVLALLDSPLGALLHATATGTLAQAEPPRWKDGAAITVVLAAENYPGRPRTGDVISGTEGADANTDVLHAGTSLRADGALLSSGGRVLNVVATGADLTEARAHAYDRIAGVKLPGSHFRTDIGLAAVEGRISLPARV; this comes from the coding sequence GTGCGCGTACTCGTCATCGGTTCCGGAGCCCGTGAACACGCCCTGGTGGAGGCCCTGCGTCGGGATCCTGGGGTGACCGCGATCGCGGCCGCGCCCGGCAATCCGGGAATCGCCCAGGTCGCCGAGGTGCGAGCGGTCGATCCGGCCAGTGCCGAGTCCGTGGTCGGGCTGGCCCGGGAATTCTCCGCCGATCTCGTGGTGATCGGGCCCGAGGTGCCGCTGGTGCTCGGTATCGCCGACGCGGTGCGGGCGGCGGGGATCGCATGCTTCGGGCCGTCGGCGGCCGCGGCGCGGATCGAGGGTTCCAAGGCCTTCGCCAAGGATGTGATGTCGGCGGCGGGGGTGCGCACCGCGCACAGCGAGATCGTCGACCATCCCGGCGAGCTCGATGCCGCCCTGGATCGTTTCGGCCCGACCTGGGTGGTCAAGGACGACGGGCTGGCCGCCGGGAAGGGCGTCGTGGTGACCGCGGACCGGTCGGCGGCCCGCGATCACGGTGCCGAACTGCTCGAGCAGGGCCATCCGGTGCTGCTGGAATCGTTCCTCGACGGTCCCGAGGTCTCCCTGTTCTGCCTCGTCGACGGTGAGACGGTGGTGCCGCTGCTGCCGGCGCAGGATCACAAGCGGGTCGGCGACGGCGATACCGGACCGAACACCGGCGGTATGGGCGCCTACACGCCGCTGCCCTGGCTGCCGCCGGAGAGCGTCACCGAAATCGTCGACGATGTCGTCGAGCCCGTGGCCGCCGAGATGGTCCGGCGCGGGGTCCCGTTCTCGGGTCTGCTGTACGCCGGTCTGGCGATGGGCCGGTCGGGACCGGCGGTCGTCGAATTCAACTGCCGCTTCGGCGATCCCGAGACCCAGGCGGTGCTCGCACTGCTCGACAGTCCGCTCGGCGCCCTGCTGCACGCCACCGCCACCGGCACCCTCGCGCAGGCGGAGCCGCCGCGCTGGAAGGACGGCGCCGCGATCACGGTGGTTCTGGCCGCGGAGAATTACCCGGGCCGTCCCCGCACCGGTGACGTCATCTCCGGTACCGAGGGTGCGGATGCGAATACCGATGTGCTGCACGCGGGTACGTCACTGCGCGCGGACGGTGCGTTGCTGTCGTCGGGCGGCCGGGTTCTCAATGTCGTCGCCACGGGCGCCGATCTGACCGAGGCGCGGGCCCACGCCTATGACCGGATCGCGGGTGTCAAACTCCCCGGCAGTCACTTCCGCACCGATATCGGGCTCGCGGCTGTCGAGGGCCGCATTTCGCTGCCCGCGCGGGTCTGA
- a CDS encoding threonyl-tRNA synthetase editing domain-containing protein: MVSVGPRHFVISSQTSGATRHRFGRSPAESREEGFMRILSSRCRTFAYTITTPSRVAMELGPAVIGTVNRFDGCLFLMVGVERDDIRLGSRPVKTIRRIAAKTDAQCVVINGFSHLAHPGIRPDVDTARGVLDRLVEGLQARSLRVHLMPFGWNKQWTADVLDGEWEQRMDHLTPSVPHSHAVRATTLPSPPRDRTPI; the protein is encoded by the coding sequence GTGGTGTCGGTGGGGCCACGCCACTTCGTTATTTCGTCGCAAACCAGTGGGGCGACTCGGCACCGCTTCGGCCGCTCACCTGCCGAGTCCCGCGAAGAAGGCTTTATGAGGATCCTCAGCAGTCGCTGTCGAACATTCGCCTACACGATCACGACCCCGAGCCGAGTGGCCATGGAACTCGGGCCTGCCGTCATCGGCACGGTGAACCGGTTCGACGGCTGCCTGTTTCTGATGGTCGGCGTGGAACGAGATGACATCCGACTGGGTAGTCGCCCGGTGAAGACGATTCGGCGAATCGCGGCCAAGACCGATGCGCAATGCGTTGTGATCAACGGTTTCTCGCATCTGGCGCACCCGGGCATCCGCCCCGATGTAGATACCGCGCGGGGCGTGCTGGACAGGCTGGTCGAAGGTCTGCAAGCGCGAAGCCTGCGGGTCCACCTGATGCCCTTCGGATGGAACAAACAATGGACGGCCGATGTCCTCGACGGTGAGTGGGAGCAACGGATGGACCATCTGACCCCGTCCGTCCCGCACAGCCATGCTGTGCGCGCCACCACGCTGCCGTCGCCGCCGCGTGATCGCACACCGATATAG